From Daphnia pulicaria isolate SC F1-1A chromosome 4, SC_F0-13Bv2, whole genome shotgun sequence, one genomic window encodes:
- the LOC124336910 gene encoding E3 ubiquitin-protein ligase Su(dx)-like, giving the protein MAETVAAVVTSSNSASSRNNNDSHFHQLNLSVLKATVDPVCITKKPSPYVEILVDGKVVRKTEAVKNTHDPTWSCESFTVLVKINSKCLLRLYSHSTFKRDLVLGEGRIDIQKQLVREQGKFDKTSLVLDVKGEIKNTSIASTTEAANGRSSKVKIGEIFIVMDGMRVDPKLLTGSSRSATRVNGETGESSSTAEIRTNGAAVAPVTNSTTGENGGGARPRTRSNDVEAAPIPAVTGVPSRTPNGTPQQTPSRTPNGTAAPPPAPRTETTPATTAPPAAPAGPEEPLPPGWEVRFDKYNRRYYVDHNTRSTTWERPQPLPAGWEMRRDPRGRAYYVDHNTRSTTWQRPNVERLQHYEQWQGQRAHVVQQCSQRFLFPQGGGVSTGTAVVTGTEESDPLGPLPEGWEKRVEPNGRVYFVNHKNRTTQWEDPRTQGMNQEDPLPPGWEMRITDDGVHYFVDHNTRTTTFQDPRPGATKGPKGAYGVPIAYERSFRWKLSQFRYLCQSNALPSHIKITLNRSTLFEDSHHQIMRLPAYELRRRLYVIFRGEEGLDYGGVAREWFLLLSHEVLNPMYCLFEYANKNNYSLQINPASHVNPDHLHYFKFIGRFIAMALYHGRFIYSAFTLPFYKRMLNKKLTTKDIESVDPEFYNSLLWIKDNNLEECGLELYFSADFEVLGQLTHHELKPGGDNVRVNEENKEEYLRLMTDWRMNRGIEEQTKAFLDGFNEVVPLEWLHYFDERELELMLCGMQEIDIDDWQRNTVYRHYTRNSKQVQWFWQFVRAMDNEKRARLLQFVCGTCKVPVGGFAELMGSNGPQRFCIEKVGKETWLPRSHTCFNRLDLPPYKSYEQLVEKMTFAIEETEGFGQE; this is encoded by the exons ATGGCTGAAACTGTTGCAGCTGTTGTAACCAGTTCCAATAGCGCAAGCTCTAGGAACAACAATGACTCCCACTTTCATCAACTAAATCTCTCAG TTCTAAAGGCCACTGTTGACCCAGTTTGCataacaaaaaaaccttcaccATATGTTGAAATCTTGGTTGATGGGAAAGTGGTTCGGAAAACTGAGGCTGTGAAGAACACACATGATCCCACTTGGTCTTGTGAATCCTTCACTGT TCttgtgaaaatcaattcaaaatgtcTACTGAGGCTCTACAGTCATTCAACTTTCAAGCGAGATTTGGTTCTAGGAGAAGGCAGAATAGATATCCAAAAACAACTAGTACGAGAACAAGGGAAATTTGATAAAACCAGTCTTGTTCTGGATGTTAAG GGAGAAATAAAGAATACTAGCATTGCATCAACGACAGAAGCAGCTAACGGTCGCAGCTCTAAAGTGAAGATTGGagaaatttttattgtgaTGGACGGAATGAGGGTAGATCCAAAATTGTTGACAGGCAGTAGTCGAAGCGCAACGAG AGTGAACGGAGAAACAGGTGAATCCAGCTCAACCGCTGAGATCCGGACGAACGGTGCAGCAGTAGCTCCTGTCACGAATTCGACCACGGGCGAAAATGGTGGCGGAGCTCGTCCTCGTACCCGATCGAATGATGTTGAAGCCGCCCCCATTCCAGCAGTAACTGGTGTTCCATCCAGGACACCCAACGGAACACCGCAGCAGACGCCGTCCAGGACTCCCAACGGGacagcagcaccaccaccgGCTCCGAGGACTGAAACTACCCCAGCCACGACAGCACCTCCGGCTGCTCCAGCTGGTCCCGAAGAACCTCTTCCGCCAGG ATGGGAAGTCCGTTTCGATAAATACAACCGGCGCTACTACGTCGATCATAACACGCGGAGTACGACGTGGGAGCGCCCGCAGCCTCTTCCGGCCGGATGGGAGATGAGAAGAGACCCTCGGGGTCGAGCCTACTACGTGGATCACAACACTCGATC CACGACATGGCAAAGGCCGAATGTTGAACGTCTGCAACATTACGAGCAGTGGCAAGGCCAACGAGCGCATGTTGTTCAACAGTGCAGCCAGAGATTCCTATTTCCACAG GGTGGAGGAGTTAGCACCGGAACGGCGGTGGTGACGGGTACGGAAGAGAGCGATCCGCTTGGACCTTTGCCAGAAGGCTGGGAGAAACGTGTCGAGCCTAATGGCAGGGTCTACTTTGTCAACCACAAGAATCGCACCACACAGTGGGAGGATCCGAGAACCCAGGG GATGAACCAAGAAGATCCTTTGCCTCCCGGCTGGGAAATGCGAATCACGGACGATGGTGTTCATTATTTCGTGGATCACAATACCCGGACGACCACCTTCCAAGATCCTAGACCAGGCGCAACTAAAGG TCCGAAAGGTGCCTATGGCGTTCCCATCGCTTACGAGCGCTCATTCCGCTGGAAGCTATCTCAATTCCGCTATCTGTGTCAGAGTAATGCCTTACCATCACACATCAAGATCACTCTCAACCGGTCGACGCTCTTTGAAGATTCGCACCATCAGATTATGCGCTTGCCCGCCTACGAGCTCCGCAGGCGACTGTACGTCATTTTCCGCGGCGAGGAGGGCCTTGATTACGGAGGAGTGGCAag gGAATGGTTTCTCTTGCTGTCACACGAAGTGTTAAATCCCATGTACTGCCTCTTTGAATACGCCAACAAGAATAACTACAGCCTTCAGATCAATCCAGCGTCCCACGTCAATCCCGATCACCTGcactatttcaagtttatCGGTCGATTCATCGCCATG GCTTTGTATCACGGACGATTCATCTACTCGGCTTTCACGCTGCCGTTCTACAAGCGCATGCTGAACAAAAAGCTGACGACCAAAGACATTGAGTCGGTGGATCCGGAATTCTACAATTCGCTCCTGTGGATCAAGGACAACAATCTGGAAGAATGCGGATTGGAGCTTTACTTTTCGGCCGATTTCGAGGTCCTCGGACAGTTGACTCACCACGAATTGAAGCCCGGCGGCGATAACGTTCGCGTCAACGAGGAAAACAAGGAAGAATACTTGCG ATTGATGACAGATTGGAGGATGAACCGAGGCATTGAGGAGCAAACGAAGGCCTTTTTGGACGGCTTCAACGAAGTGGTTCCGCTCGAATGGCTTCATTACTTTGACGAGCGCGAGCTGGAGCTGATGCTCTGCGGCATGCAGGAGATCGACATCGACGACTGGCAGCGCAACACGGTCTACCGCCACTACACCCGCAACTCGAAGCAAGTCCAATGGTTCTGGCAG TTTGTACGCGCCATGGACAACGAGAAGAGGGCCCGTTTACTGCAGTTTGTCTGCGGTACGTGCAAAGTGCCCGTCGGAGGATTCGCCGAGCTCATGG ggAGCAATGGACCCCAGCGATTCTGCATCGAGAAGGTGGGCAAAGAGACGTGGCTGCCACGCTCGCACACCTGCTTCAATCGGCTAGATTTGCCACCCTACAAGAGTTACGAGCAGCTTGTGGAGAAGATGACGTTCGCCATTGAGGAAACGGAAGGCTTCGGtcaggaataa